The genomic region GGTGAAAGCGCGGGCTGACTTTCTCGATTTGTTCGCAGGCGCTCGTCACGTGGACGCCGTGACGTACGCGGAGACACCCGACCTGATGGTGAAGATGCTGACCGAATACGACATCGGCTCACTTGACGTGCTCATCGGGAATGCAGAAGACTACGCCGACCAGGTGAATGAAGTCTCGACGGCGAGGTCGCTTGTCCGACTGCGACAGGATGATAGACTCACGATTCGACTAAAGAACCGGAAGACAGTCCACTCGAAGATTTACCGAATCGTGATGCCGGATGACACAGTGAAACTCGTCCAAGGGTCAGCCAACCTCTCGCGGAACTCCTGGGAGTACCACACGAACCAGATATCCATCATCACAACCGATGTCGGAACCGAACTGGACGAGGAGTTCGAGCGGTTCATCGACGAGTACCGTGAGGGGTACAGCGACCAGACGCTCCTCGAAGGGCTTGTCGAGGCACTGGAAGATGCCGATTCACCGGAAGAGAAGGAGAACCGCATCGAGTACTGGGTTGGTGCCGGCGATCTCGACGTGAGCGATACTGCTGCCCTGAATCAGGATGCCGTCGAGGACCTGAAAGATGTCGCCGATCAGGTCACTGCCGTCGTCGACGACCCAGAGGAGGCTGAGGAGACGGTTGCGTTCGTCGAAGAACCCGAGAACGCCGACCGTAATGTTGTCGAGCCGGACGAGCCAACAGATGAAGACGATTCGACCGACGCTGCGGACGACGACGAGTCACCAGACGTTGGGCTCGTCGAATCGGATCACGAAACAGGGCTGACGGACGGGCTCGACCGCCCGCGAGTCCGTGCGCCCGACGAGAAGATACGCATGGGAACCAGCAAGGTGGACAAAGACACTGCTGACGAGTTCGGGGTCGGGCTCCGTGACCGCGGCGCGACCGTCGAGGATCACAGCATCACCGCGCCGCTGAGCGCGTACAACAATCAGGTGAAGGAATCGACCGCTATCCCGACGATGTCCGTCCTTCCGGAGGCCGAGCAAGTCGTGATCGGTGAGGACGACGAAATGATTCTCGTCGCTACCGACGAGCCGACCCCTGAAGTCCTGGATCACTGCCTCGAAACCATCGAAGACTACATCGAAACCGTCCAAAACCACGGTCACACGCAATCCGAAACCGCAGTGATGGCGCAGATGTATGAGGCATTCCTCTACGGGTTCTGGGCCCCGTTCGCCAACCAGTACGCCGAGGCGTTGTCGTCACCGTCTCGGACGCTTGACAACGTTCTGCAGCACCTCTACATCGAAGGCAAAAGTGACGCGGGGAAGGACAAACTCACCGAGTACATCCTGCGGCTCGTCTCCGACAACACAGTCATTTCTGGCGTGGACGCGGACGATGTTGGCGTCAAGGAAGTTCGCGGTGTCCGCGAGTGGGACACGTGCTTCCCGTACGCCATCATTGACGCCGAAAAGGAGAAAATCCAGCGGTGGAGCCCGATCCGAAACTACTGGGGTGACTGGACACCCACCAGCGTCGATCAGCCGTGCCTCATTTTCACGACCAACGACGCACTCCCGAAATCGGAGTTCCGGAACCGAATGAAAATACTGAGTATGGACGTTTCCTTCCCTTCGAACCCGGAGGATCCGGGTTTCCGCGAAGCGCAACAAGACCTCTCGGAGGTGCTGGAACGACAGAACCCGATCTTCAGTTACGTTGCCCGCCAAATGCTCACCGAGCAGCCGTGGACTGACGGGAACGGCACGATCGAAGACGTTCGCCGTATTATCCGCGAATTCTACGATGAGGCCGGTCGAGAGCAACCCGAGTACTTCCCCGCTGACGAACCGGCCGAGAAAACGTACGACACGGGGCGGTTGAAGTGGCAGCGGGATATCCAAGGCGGTCGTGTCACGTTCGAGTCGGAGCCGAATGCCATCACAGCTGACTTCGACCGTGAGGAGTACGAGGTGTACGACTATGAGAAGCGCCTCCCCAAACGATTCATGTCCGAGAAATCGTCCACAAGCGTCTATATCGGTGCACCCGAGGAATTCGCTGAGTGGATCGGGTACTCTGTCAGCGAACTTCTAAACGGCGCGGCCGAAACCGGCACGGATACTAAGCAGTCAGCCACCACAGAAGACGCATCGGATACGGACGACTCGGACGGGTTCTTCTCTCGGCTGTTCGGGGACTAATCTTCCTGATTCCCTGTCAGATTCTTGCGGAGGGCTATATGATCTCCACCGCTTGCTCGGTCAGTCGATAGCAATACGCTGGTCAGACAACTTCAACAGTTAGAGCCTCTTTAGTTTCACCTTGCTTGCCATACGTTATTGTACCCTCCGCTGTCAGTTTACAGTAATTCAGTACTAATGATTCGGCTCTGCACGTTTAACTAGTATCGAAATATGGTAACCAACGACGGCTGATGTTTCCGATTACGGATTTTCTGTCATGCACCGATCCACTTGATGAGTTCGAGTCACTCTCATATCACCGGACTCGCCACGCCAAAACGTACGTGACAGGTCTTGCTGCTGGTCGCAGCAAGATCGTTACCGGGATCGCACGAGAAGTCCTTCCAGCCGGAAGTGACCGAGCACTCAACAAGTTTCTCACTGAGTACGACTGGGACGAAGACCAGCTCAACCACGAGCGGTTAGAGGGACTGCAAAAACATGGTGGAAACCGGTGGTCACAAGATGGTTACATCGTTATTGACGATTCGGTGTTCCAGCGAACCGGGAAGGATAGTGATTCAACAAACTTCTGGGTGAACTAATTCACTCAGTCGATGCGAGAGAACTATTCTGACTGATGCATGTCTACTCAAGCACCCACTTCTTCTGTGAGCTACTATAGTCGTGGGTAGCTGACTCAGGAGTCCAATCACTCATTCTCATGCGATTCGAACTAATTCACCAAACTAATCTCATCCGATTACCGGCTGTCCCTGTCCAAATATAGACACACTAGTGCGCATAATTCATTAATCATATACACGTATAATGTATTTACACCGGGTTTGCACATGTAGTAGCAGTACGAACACTATTCTCCTGACTGTCACCTATGTCGGATGAACACCGGTTTATTGATGACTGAAGCGGATTGATCGATGCATACCGAGTCACGTCGTCGAGTGCATTGACAATCTGGCATGTTGCACGTTCTCCACGGTTACTACCCGCGCGGTTGAGCAGAATAATACGACGCTCGCAATGTCCGCGACAATATTTAAACGTGACACCAAGCGCACACCGTTGATTGTGGAATAGTAGGGGTGGGACACTCCGAGCAACTCATAAAAACAGAAAGCTCTAGTCTCAACAAGCGAGGGGCAGAGAACCCCGATCGTAGGAGGGTGGAATAATTCACTCTGTAATCAGTCGTTTTGTGTGTCTGAAATCCACACAGCAATGTGTCTGGAAGGTCATAATTCAACCATGGCGGTAGTATGACTCCGCTTGGACATCTCGCGCTTGGATTGATTAGTGGTCGAACATTAGAGTATGAGACGACTGCTCTTCGATTATGTCTTCTTGCCACGTTTCTTCCGGATATTATCGATAAACCAATGTTTGCAATCGGTGTGTCAATCACCGGTCACACGGTCGGTCACTCAGTGCTCACATTCTGTGGCATTAGTATATTACTCATCTCAGTCTCACGACTTCGATTTTTAATCCCGATACTTCCTGGATATGGAAGTCATATCATTGCTGATTTGATTGTCGCATACCCAAAATTCCTCACGAACTATTTTTGGCCAGTTCTTCCACAGCGCCCAACACCCGATGACCCTGTGATTCAATATTGGATTGATTATGCAACGAGTATCACTGGTGTGATTGAACTCATCCCTATCGTTGTTGCTCTATGGATTATTTTCATCGATGGATACATTCCAGTTATCAACACGACAACCGAATCCAGTGATATCGAGTCATGACAAATAATATCAGATCAACTTACCCCACCCCTGGGTCGGGCTCAGTCACCCATCTTTCATCGAAAGCACTCGCCTCTATATTCCCATATTATTCCAAAGATCTCGGAATGTAGCGAGGAGCCTCTGTCGGGCAGTAATAACTTCACCAATCAGCCACATCATCACAATGATCAACGAACCCAGCGCAAATAGAAGATCCCATCCGGTCATCCAGACAGGACGGATCCATGGCGTGACATGCGCCCATTGTGTTGCGATTGCACTCGCTGGCTCTGCAAGTGGTGTTCCCGCGGATGTTGTTCGTACCCAATCGGCGACACCAACACCGTTATTACTTACAGTCGTTAGATTCGCACTTCCTGTGATTGGATAGTTCCCAGATGCGTTTATATCGCGCATTGTTGGTCCGTTCGATTCATCGCCATGTACTACTCGTTCGGCATCGTAGGGTCCCCATGTCGCATAATACTCCCAAACAACCTCACCCATCGGTGTGACCTCAATCACTCGGTGATTTAATGTATCAACAATGAGCGTATTTCCGTTTGGGAGTCTATCGGCATCTCGCGGCCATGTGAGCGTATTTGTCCCAACAGTCCAGGTTCGTGTCCACTCGTTATCCAGTTTTGCGTACTCGACAACACGGTCGTTTTCACTATCTGCAACGAGAATCGTAGGGGTTCCAGTATCACTCATCAACCAATCAGGATTGTGTTGCTCCTGTAGAATCTCGTGTGCGCCATCACGACCAAGCCGTTCGACGATTTGTTTTGTTTCAATATCAACGACAATTACTTGATCGAAGTTTCGTGGTGAGAGTAATAATCGATCCTCGCCGATTGGATCGACATCGTTGACATGTGTCCAATCTTTACTGTATCCACCGTCTGTCTCTGCTGAGAAATGATTCCGAAATTTCCACTGCCATGTGATTGCATCCGTGGACCGATTATAAATGACAACCCGATCATCACTCGCATCTGCTGACTCATTCCACTCACGCATATTTGCAATCACGAAGCGGTTCTCACCGAGATAATCAATATCGTGGGTATCTTCCATTGCAAATCGCTTCTGCCAAACACGTGTTTTTGTTGTTCGATTGAATTCGAATACAACTGTTTCACCTGCACGTGGCGATGACACCAGAAGATTGCCATTTGGGAGTGGGTCAACATCATAGAACCATGCACTCCCACCGATATTGTCAGTATGTGTCCATTTGAGATCACCGCGTTCATCGACAGCAACTAATCGGGCTGGTTTCTTCTCATTTGTATTCCCACGGAATGTGTATCCCTGGGCGCTGATAACGGTCGAGCCATTCGCAGGCTTTGTGATTGTTCCCTTCTCAAGCGCCGGTTGTGCGGATGCATCATATGTAATTGCTGATGTAATTGATGGGGTAACTAAAATGATAATGAGAAGCACAGTTATCAATCGGATCAAATAAGCCCGTGAGCGAAACGCGGTGAGCACATCACGTGGTGAATGTACTCCCTACTGAATCTTTTGCGATACGCTCACTAATATTGACTAAATGAATACTCTCAGCTACGGTTTTATTGCGCTTATGATATGATATGATATGATATAATATGATACCACGCAATCGCTTGGTTATCTATATTTGCCCAGTGAGTATGCCACTTGTCCGAACAAAGAAATACACGACAAATGCAGCGGCTAATGCCCAATGACCGATACGCACATCAGAGACCTCTCCGGCAGCGAGTTTAACAATCGGATATGACACAATACCAGCAGCGATTCCATACGCAATTGAGTAGGTAAATGGCATCACCAAGATTGTCATTCCTGCAGGAATTGTATGTGTAATATCATCCCATTCAATATCAATGACATTCTGTAACATGACGATTCCAATCACCACTAACGCAATATGTGATGCATAAATCGGAATTGCGGCTGCGAGCGGGATCAAAAGCAATGATCCAACAAACAACGTTGCAATCGTTAATGCAGTAAGCCCAGTTGAACCACCCTCTTTCACTCCTGAAGCGGATTCAATATATGTTGTCACTGTCGATGTTCCAAGCATCCCACCGACGGTCGTTCCAATTGCATCTGCCATGAGCGGACGGTCAATGTCTGGAAAATTCCCTGTATCATCAAGAAAATCACCTGCCTGCCCCACCCCAACGAGTGTTCCAGCAGTGTCGAAGAAATCCACAAAAAAGAATGTAAATATAATAAGCGCAAATGAAAATGCTTCGACGTCACCAAGTCCAGATATGAATGCCCCTGCAAGTGGAGTAATATCATATGAGACGGCTGTTGATCCAGCAACAAGACCAGCATCAGGGGTGAACGGTCCGAAGGTGGTGAGTGCCCATCCACCCAGTGTTGTCAGGACAATCCCGATAATAATCGATCCGGGAATCCCGCGTGCATAAAGCGCAAGCGTAATAAATAGTCCAAGGACTGAAAGAAAGGCTACTGGATCTGACGCAACTGAGCCAAGTGTAATGAGTGTTGCACTATCATCAACGACAATCCCCATTGCTTGCAGTCCAATAATTGTTAAAAATAGCCCAATTCCCGTTCCAACAGCGAACTTCACCGGTTCTGGAAACGCTCGGATAATATATTCACGAGCACCGACCGCAGTAAGTATAATAAAGATAATCCCCTCAACAACAACGGCTGCCAGCGCTGTCTGCCATGGGATACCAAGCGCTCCGACGACAGTAAACGCAAAAAATGCGTTTAATCCAAGCCCTGGCGCCTGTGCAAATGGTCGATTTGCATATATCGCCATGATGAATGTTGCTGTTGCTGCAGCGATGATTGTCACCACCGCTAACATTGATTGAACCTCGCCGGGTGCCATCCCGGAAATTGCAATACCATCTGCTCCTGGAATCCCTGGTTGATCGGTTAACACAGATGGATTCACAATAACGATATATGACATCGTCAGAAATGTTGTCACCCCTGCAAGAATCTCGGTTCGGATAGATGACCCATGTTCTTGTATATCGAAATAGTCATTGACCGTCTCAGAAAGTCCCATAATACACGTTTGAGCATGAACTTAACAAACGATATAAATATTTCTATTGCTCATCACATCTCGTGATCTGATGTTTGAATCAACGAGTATCAAACTCTGATAATGCCCCAACAGGGACATCCGTCTGTGTGCGTGCTTTCTTGATTCCTTTTGTCCCGACAGCGATGAGTGCGAACACGCCTGTGACTTCTGCATCCGCTTGTCCGACAATGTCAAGTAATACCTCCTGTGTTTCCCCTGAGCGGATTAAATCATCAACGACAAGAACTGACTCACCGGTATTAACTGCGCATGTGGGAAGATAATATGTTAACTCGATACCCGATGCAAGACGCTGACGAGATTCGATAAACTCCTCAACGGCAGTCTCTTTTGATTTTTTGGCGTATGCAATGCGAGAGTCGAAATAACTCGCCATCGCCGCACCAAGTGTAATCCCATCTGTCGCAGCTGTCAATACAACGTCTGGGCGCTCAAATGCAAACGTATCTGCAGCGACAGGAGCAACAAGATTGAGAAACGACTGATCAAATACAACACCCGAGTTATCGACATAGCCCTCATCATCAAATTCAACTCGTGCATGCAATTCAGCAGCGAGTGCTTCCTGTCCAACATCATCGACGAGCTGACTTGCACGGTTCGTGCCCGGAAGAACATGCCCATTTACATATCGACTTAGATCGCCAGATGGTAACCCCGTTAATTCAGCGAGCTCATCATATGTTCGTGTTTCTTTCAGCATCCGGAGGACAGCTACAGCCTGTAATTGTAATGTTGCTTTCTCCGCTCGATTCATGTTTTTGTTTCCATAGGCACATCTGTATGAATACAACGATACATCTAGGACTCAAAATACACACAAACGTGTCTACTTCTCGTTATGATTATCTCAGGTTTTGCATCTCAGCAGTGTCTGATCGGCATCATACATTTTTGTCATCTACAAGAAGATCAGTAGCTGTAACAAGCGCCTCCATTTCAACATTATTTGATTCGAGTTGCTCACGTGCACCCTCTTGTCTATCAACAACGACGAATACACGTTCAACAGTCGCTCCTACATCTCGAAGTGCATTCACGGCTTCAACTGCACTTGTTCCGGTTGTTGCGATATCTTCAAGCACAACAACCTCTTCATCTTCGTTCAATCTCCCTTCAATTCGATTACCCGTTCCGTACTTTTTTGTTTTCTTTCGAACAACAACATACGGCTGTCCTGCAACAGTACTTGTTACCGCAACAAGCGGGACAGCACCCAATGCAACACCTGCAAGAGTCGTTTCATTAATTCGGTCGGCGAATGCAGATGCGATTATCTGGAGACATTTTGGGTCAGTCTCAAACAGGTACTTGTCGATATAATACGCTGAAGTTCCTCCGTGTGAGAGTTCAAATTCACCATACTGGACAGCATCAGCATTTCGAAGTGCAGCGACAATATCCTCCGTTGTTGGTGATTGTGGTATTGTCATAATCTGAGTCGTTGGTACAACCCTACTGCCCAGTAAATTAAATCAGGCGGTTCACATTGATCGAATGTAGCACGTGCAATGAACGGAGTTTGTCAACGATATTGAAACATACTGTGTTCATGGCTGTGATATTAAGATATTGTGATATTTATAGGCGCTAATGGTCGAGACCCGGAGGTTGGATGTGGCGTGACCTCGAGTGCTTCACGCTGTGCAAGACAAGTCACATGACATTCGTCGAAATATGGGATTGGGATATCTGACTAGTACGGCTCCTTCTTGAATCCAAGCACATACGCTCCAGCATTTGTTCCAAGATGTAATATCGGCGTCAGAATGAACACAGCAATCACGACAGGAGGTGTAAATGTCGCAATGACCCAGCGTGGTGCCAAAATAACCGCGCATAAAATTCCTCCGACAACGAAATCAAGTTGATCAATTACTGGAAATGGTACCCCTCGCCGTCGACCACTCCGACGCTTAAAAAATGAGGCAACGATATCACCGAACATCGCTCCGAATGCAAGCCCTACAGCCGCCTCAAGTGAAAATGGTGTGAGATCAGCACCCACACGTGTAAGAATCGGAAGTATTGTATTTAATCCGAGCGCGACTGCCACTCCAGCGAGCGTTCCGAAACCTGTTCCGCGCCATGTTTTTCCATCACCAAGTATCCGCCGACCACCGAGTGTTCGTCCGCCATCAATTGGCGTCCCACCGCCAGCCAGGACTGCTACGTTATTCGGAACGTATGCTGGGAGCATGGTCCATACTGCAGTGGCGACTACTTCGATGATCATATCCATGGATTATATAGAGTTGATAATAGCAGCAACGATATGTGAGCATATATGATGTATCGATTTGACTCCATATCGGTGATTAATACACGAGTATATAGACCTGAATAAGATCATCTTAATGAGCGACCCCGGCTTATTCAACTGTCAGAGACAGCTTTGTCAAGCACGGGGGTTCCAGCGAAGTTTCCTTCAGAGTCTGACGAAATTCACCAGCAGAGAGACTTATTCGTTGTGGGGTGTCCACAGTCCTCACTAGACTCTCTTTCTCAAACGGTTTGTTTGGGAGTTTGAGCGTGCCTGTCTGAACAGTAGCGAAACGACAAGAACGGATGGTGTTACCGTCTGTGTTAGTGGTTTGAATTAGTTCCACGTTAGACAATAACTTATGTGTTAGCTTAGATATTAACTGTCGTAGTCTATCGGGCGTATCCACTCAAAATTAGATATAATGGATATTCCTCGTCATCATGTCTTAATATAAGTGTTTCAAAGATTCAAATTCTCAGCGAATAATTTTGACGATTCATGGGTCTCATATTGAATAAAATAAACAGAATGACTGAGTTGGATATGATAGTTTGTAACTGACTTTGATAGATTAATCCATTCCAGTAGAATAAATAAGAGTCATTTTATATCTTTGCGAGTGAAATTTATAATAATCAATGTCTTCTTGGAGACGTGATTTCGCGAGTGGGCTTGTCGTTGTTGTCCCTCTATTGGTTATCTTATCAGTGGTCAACTATCTCTACTCGCGAATTGTGAGCCTGCCATTTGTCCGTCGACTGCAGGAGCCGTTTGGATTTTTTGCTGCTATCATTGTCTTTGTGCTGTTGATTTTCTCTGTTGGGTATTTAATGCGAACAACAGCCGGACGACTGATTGAAAACTATCTTGATGCGGCAATGAACCGTGTCCCACTCATCCGGGTGCTCTACAATGCGTCAAAACTTGCTGTTGAAACAGCACTGAGTGGGACCGAAGAGCTCCAAACGCCTGTCAAGGTTGAGACATGGCCTGGAATGCGGATGACAGCATTCAAGACAGGAAAAACAACAGTAGATGGTCGAGAGGTCCTATTTATGCCAACCGCACCGAATATTACCACTGGATTTATTATTGAAGTTGAAACCTCGGATATCACTGAGACCGATGAGACCGTTGAGGAAGCATTAACACGGACATTATCGGCTGGATTCGCAGATGAGGATCGCAATGCAAGCACTGGATCCGCTACAGGAGCCAATTTTAGCACTACAGAAAATATTGATTCATCAGACAATTAATGATATCATAAAGCTAAGACTGATTCCTCGGTTCAGAACTAAAGACGTCCGTTATTTTACTAGACTATACCCCATTTGTAACGCACTGCGTGCTCGTGTTCATTTTCCTAGACATAACTACGAGTCCCCGAGCGTTTGATACATGACTCCGATGGAGTCTTAAGACAATCTAAATATCCGATGAGTGCGATTCAGAGATATGTAAACCACTCTTCATGCGCGCTTGTTTCTCGATCAATAAGATCGAAGAATGCCTGTTGAAGTTCCTCTGTCACTGGACCTCTGCTTCCATCCCCAATTTCAACATTATCGACCTTTCGAATTGGTGTCACTTCAGCAGCAGTCCCGGTGAAAAACAATTCATCAGCAGTGTTGAGTTCACCGCGTGATATTGTTGCACGGTCATGGACAGTGTATCCTCGGTCTCGAGCAAGTTCGATAACAGTATTACGAGTGATTCCATCAAGAATACTTTCTGAAAGTCCAGGTGTGTATATTTCACCATCGCGAATCATGAAGATATTTTCTCCAGGACCCTCAGCAACATTGCCTTCCTTATTAAGTACAATTGCCTCAGTGTATCCGTTTCGCCGTGCTTCCTCACCAGCAAGTAATGAATTGACATATAAGCCGGTTGTCTTTGCATTTGTCGGAATCTGACTTGATGCATGCTTTCGCCATGACGAAATCATAACCTCGACACCCTTTGTGAGCGCTTCCTCACCAAGATATGCCCCCCACGGCCATGCAGCGATCGCTACATCAACTGGATTATCTCCCGGACTTACGCCGAGTGATCCATACCCATAAAATGCGACCGGGCGAATATAACATGATTCTAGTTTCTCACGACGTAGTAATTCTAATGTTGCTGTCGTTAGTTCTTCTCGTGTGTATGGGATTTCCATATCATATGGCTGTGCTGACTGATACAATCGTTCAAGATGCTCATCCCATCGGAAGATTGCAGGTCCATTTTGTGTATCATAACACCGCACACCCTCAAAAACACCCGTTCCATAGTGAAGTCCGTGCGTGAGAACATGCACCGTTGCATCGTCCCAATCGACAAACGAACCGTCCTGCCAAATCGTCTCGACGTCCATCTCGTCAAATTCCATATGGCGTCGTTTACGGCCTGACGTATAAAGAGTACGCGACAACAAATTTTGAACTACTATATCATCCAATCTATCTTATTGACATCCTCCTCCGCCTATAGTTCACAGAAAAACTGGGTATTTAATTAGACGTGCATCAGTCAGGATAGTTCTCTTGCATTGAATTAGTGAATCGGTTCGTCCAGAAGTTCGTTGAATCAATAAAGGCGGAAGGAATCCTACGGCACCGCACCGCTTCGCTGGGTTGGGAGTGTCAGCTTTGGCTCTGGGTTTGGGTTTGGGTTTGGGTTTGCAGACTCTCAATACTAATACCAAGCCAGTCCACCGTTGGAATCGATGTGTGACCGGTCACTGGGCAATCTCCAGAAAGTGCCAAGCCC from Haloquadratum walsbyi C23 harbors:
- a CDS encoding DUF502 domain-containing protein, whose product is MSSWRRDFASGLVVVVPLLVILSVVNYLYSRIVSLPFVRRLQEPFGFFAAIIVFVLLIFSVGYLMRTTAGRLIENYLDAAMNRVPLIRVLYNASKLAVETALSGTEELQTPVKVETWPGMRMTAFKTGKTTVDGREVLFMPTAPNITTGFIIEVETSDITETDETVEEALTRTLSAGFADEDRNASTGSATGANFSTTENIDSSDN
- a CDS encoding metal-dependent hydrolase, which produces MTPLGHLALGLISGRTLEYETTALRLCLLATFLPDIIDKPMFAIGVSITGHTVGHSVLTFCGISILLISVSRLRFLIPILPGYGSHIIADLIVAYPKFLTNYFWPVLPQRPTPDDPVIQYWIDYATSITGVIELIPIVVALWIIFIDGYIPVINTTTESSDIES
- a CDS encoding branched-chain amino acid transaminase — encoded protein: MEFDEMDVETIWQDGSFVDWDDATVHVLTHGLHYGTGVFEGVRCYDTQNGPAIFRWDEHLERLYQSAQPYDMEIPYTREELTTATLELLRREKLESCYIRPVAFYGYGSLGVSPGDNPVDVAIAAWPWGAYLGEEALTKGVEVMISSWRKHASSQIPTNAKTTGLYVNSLLAGEEARRNGYTEAIVLNKEGNVAEGPGENIFMIRDGEIYTPGLSESILDGITRNTVIELARDRGYTVHDRATISRGELNTADELFFTGTAAEVTPIRKVDNVEIGDGSRGPVTEELQQAFFDLIDRETSAHEEWFTYL
- a CDS encoding phospholipase D-like domain-containing protein, whose product is MDELTANISFDRFADMPEFYGSGAAEYRLVMVKARADFLDLFAGARHVDAVTYAETPDLMVKMLTEYDIGSLDVLIGNAEDYADQVNEVSTARSLVRLRQDDRLTIRLKNRKTVHSKIYRIVMPDDTVKLVQGSANLSRNSWEYHTNQISIITTDVGTELDEEFERFIDEYREGYSDQTLLEGLVEALEDADSPEEKENRIEYWVGAGDLDVSDTAALNQDAVEDLKDVADQVTAVVDDPEEAEETVAFVEEPENADRNVVEPDEPTDEDDSTDAADDDESPDVGLVESDHETGLTDGLDRPRVRAPDEKIRMGTSKVDKDTADEFGVGLRDRGATVEDHSITAPLSAYNNQVKESTAIPTMSVLPEAEQVVIGEDDEMILVATDEPTPEVLDHCLETIEDYIETVQNHGHTQSETAVMAQMYEAFLYGFWAPFANQYAEALSSPSRTLDNVLQHLYIEGKSDAGKDKLTEYILRLVSDNTVISGVDADDVGVKEVRGVREWDTCFPYAIIDAEKEKIQRWSPIRNYWGDWTPTSVDQPCLIFTTNDALPKSEFRNRMKILSMDVSFPSNPEDPGFREAQQDLSEVLERQNPIFSYVARQMLTEQPWTDGNGTIEDVRRIIREFYDEAGREQPEYFPADEPAEKTYDTGRLKWQRDIQGGRVTFESEPNAITADFDREEYEVYDYEKRLPKRFMSEKSSTSVYIGAPEEFAEWIGYSVSELLNGAAETGTDTKQSATTEDASDTDDSDGFFSRLFGD
- a CDS encoding CDP-2,3-bis-(O-geranylgeranyl)-sn-glycerol synthase, coding for MIIEVVATAVWTMLPAYVPNNVAVLAGGGTPIDGGRTLGGRRILGDGKTWRGTGFGTLAGVAVALGLNTILPILTRVGADLTPFSLEAAVGLAFGAMFGDIVASFFKRRSGRRRGVPFPVIDQLDFVVGGILCAVILAPRWVIATFTPPVVIAVFILTPILHLGTNAGAYVLGFKKEPY
- a CDS encoding phosphoribosyltransferase family protein, which codes for MNRAEKATLQLQAVAVLRMLKETRTYDELAELTGLPSGDLSRYVNGHVLPGTNRASQLVDDVGQEALAAELHARVEFDDEGYVDNSGVVFDQSFLNLVAPVAADTFAFERPDVVLTAATDGITLGAAMASYFDSRIAYAKKSKETAVEEFIESRQRLASGIELTYYLPTCAVNTGESVLVVDDLIRSGETQEVLLDIVGQADAEVTGVFALIAVGTKGIKKARTQTDVPVGALSEFDTR
- a CDS encoding aryl-sulfate sulfotransferase, with translation MLTAFRSRAYLIRLITVLLIIILVTPSITSAITYDASAQPALEKGTITKPANGSTVISAQGYTFRGNTNEKKPARLVAVDERGDLKWTHTDNIGGSAWFYDVDPLPNGNLLVSSPRAGETVVFEFNRTTKTRVWQKRFAMEDTHDIDYLGENRFVIANMREWNESADASDDRVVIYNRSTDAITWQWKFRNHFSAETDGGYSKDWTHVNDVDPIGEDRLLLSPRNFDQVIVVDIETKQIVERLGRDGAHEILQEQHNPDWLMSDTGTPTILVADSENDRVVEYAKLDNEWTRTWTVGTNTLTWPRDADRLPNGNTLIVDTLNHRVIEVTPMGEVVWEYYATWGPYDAERVVHGDESNGPTMRDINASGNYPITGSANLTTVSNNGVGVADWVRTTSAGTPLAEPASAIATQWAHVTPWIRPVWMTGWDLLFALGSLIIVMMWLIGEVITARQRLLATFRDLWNNMGI
- the pyrE gene encoding orotate phosphoribosyltransferase, whose product is MTIPQSPTTEDIVAALRNADAVQYGEFELSHGGTSAYYIDKYLFETDPKCLQIIASAFADRINETTLAGVALGAVPLVAVTSTVAGQPYVVVRKKTKKYGTGNRIEGRLNEDEEVVVLEDIATTGTSAVEAVNALRDVGATVERVFVVVDRQEGAREQLESNNVEMEALVTATDLLVDDKNV
- a CDS encoding NCS2 family permease; its protein translation is MGLSETVNDYFDIQEHGSSIRTEILAGVTTFLTMSYIVIVNPSVLTDQPGIPGADGIAISGMAPGEVQSMLAVVTIIAAATATFIMAIYANRPFAQAPGLGLNAFFAFTVVGALGIPWQTALAAVVVEGIIFIILTAVGAREYIIRAFPEPVKFAVGTGIGLFLTIIGLQAMGIVVDDSATLITLGSVASDPVAFLSVLGLFITLALYARGIPGSIIIGIVLTTLGGWALTTFGPFTPDAGLVAGSTAVSYDITPLAGAFISGLGDVEAFSFALIIFTFFFVDFFDTAGTLVGVGQAGDFLDDTGNFPDIDRPLMADAIGTTVGGMLGTSTVTTYIESASGVKEGGSTGLTALTIATLFVGSLLLIPLAAAIPIYASHIALVVIGIVMLQNVIDIEWDDITHTIPAGMTILVMPFTYSIAYGIAAGIVSYPIVKLAAGEVSDVRIGHWALAAAFVVYFFVRTSGILTGQI